Part of the Roseovarius bejariae genome is shown below.
ATCACCACACGGGACGCTCTGAGCACCCTGAGAGCCGATTACGGGGCGCACTGGCCGTTTTCATATGAACCGCATTTCACGTTTGCTCTTCATGGGACTGCTGACGACACGTTCGAGGCGGCCCTGGGCGAAGCGCTCGACACCAATGCCCTGGACCTCGAAGTCGATGAAGACGGGCTGCACAGATTTCGGGAAGCTGTCGTGGATTATCAGGAAGAAGCCGCGGTCTCGGGTATCAAGATCACGATCCCTACGGTTTCCGCATCCGAGGGGCTGGCAAAGTTCAAGAGCCGCAATCTGTCCGAGGCGAAGAACGCCCTGTCGCTGATCCTTGGCGCGCTCTGTGCCCTGACCGCCCGTCCGGATGACGCCGAGCTGTCGGAGACCTGGCCCGCCGACACACCGGAAGCCTTGATCGCCAAGGTCACATCCGCGCCCTCACCGAAGAAGCGGCGCGATGCACAGAACGCGTTGAAGAAGCGCGGTTTCGTTTCCGTCCGCCGGATCGACCTCGATGCCTTCGGAGGAGAAGCGCGCACATCCGGTGACGGGGCAGGGGGCAGTGTCACGCCCCATTGGCGGTCCGGGCACTTTCGCCGCCAGCCGGTCGGGAAGGACCGCACCGAGCGCAGATTGATCTGGATTCTGCCCACCATCGTGAACGCCTCGAAAGGCCCACCGAACAGCGGGCGTGTCTACAAGGTCAAAGGCAGACCACCAGTCTCCGACTGACCCGCATTTTTGCTCTTTTCCAACTCCCGATCCTCATAGCGAGAGTTCCGATTGTCAGAGTGGGGTTTGATTGTTAGAGTGTGGCAGGAAATAGGGTGTCTTTGTTCGCATCCTGCTCGCAAAGGAAGCCGATGACCACCCGACGCCGCCTCACCCCAGAGCAACGCCGCGAGATCGTCGCGGAGGCGCGTCGTGGCGTGGCGGTTTCGACATTGGCCAAGCGCTTCGAGGTCACGCCCCGCGCCACTCAATACACGCTGCGGAAGGCCGAGCAGGGGCGGCGCGACAGCGGCATCCGGACCGAGGCCATGAGCGTGACGCTGACGCCCGAGGAGATGTCAGCCTTCGATGCGGTGCTGGCAAAGAACGGGATCGAGACTCGCTCGGACGGGATGCGGCGGCTGGTGCAGGGGGCGGCGGGGCTGTTTCAGCCGGACGTGCATCTGGCCGACGAGCTGGCGGGGTTCCGGGCGGCGCTGAACCAGGTGGGCAACAACGTCACCCAAATCGCCAAGCGGATGAACGAGGCGAACCTGAAGGGCCAGCGCCCGCCGTTTACCGGGGACGATCTGGCACAGATGCGGCAGCTCGCGGGGTTCGTTCTGGATTTCGCGGACCAGGTCGATCTGCTGGCGCGGCGGCGGGTCGAGGGAATTTCCATGACGGCGGGCGATGCGCTGAAGGAGCTGGCCGATGCCAAAGGTTGACGCGGTCAGTGCCGTCACGGGCGATCTGTTTGCCGAAGGGTGGAGCCGCGTTCGCGGCTCGATGCAGGGCCTTACGGGAGAGCCGAAACGGTTGCAGATGGCGCGCGCCGCGCGGGGACATCGGGCGGCGGTGTTCAAGGCGATCCGCTCGGGCGGGTGTCACACGCGGGCGGAGCTGGTGCGCCAGCTCGACTACCTGACCACGAAGTCCTCGCATATCGTGGACAGCCGGGGCGTTCTGGACGGCAAGGAGACGCTGACGGGCAAGGAGATCGAGGCGGTTGCGGATCGCTATGTGCGGCGCTGGAGCGACGGGTTCCACCCAAAGCTCGGGCAAACCACCCACATGCTGATGTCCTTTCCGATCGGCACCAAGGGCGAGGACGTGCGCGACATCGCGTCCGAGGTCTGCGAGCGGTTTTTCAGCAATGACGAGGACGGGCGGCATTTCGACTACCTGATCGCGGTGCACGAGGACCGGGATCATCCGCACGCCCATGTCGTGCTGAACCGCAAGTCGCAGGAAGGGGAGTTCTTCTACCTGGGGCGGGATCATCACTTCAACTACGACGCTTTCCGGATCGCGATGGTCGAGGCGGCCGAGAAGATCGGTGTCAGGCTTGAGGCCACGCGGCGGGTGCATCGCGGGGTGATCGACTATCCGCCGCGAACACGCGAGGTTTATGCGGCCCGCGAGGAGGGCAGGGCAGCCCTGGGCCGAGAGCGGTTCGGAGGTGATCTGACGGCCACACAGGCCGAGATCAAGGCT
Proteins encoded:
- a CDS encoding transposase, producing the protein MTTRRRLTPEQRREIVAEARRGVAVSTLAKRFEVTPRATQYTLRKAEQGRRDSGIRTEAMSVTLTPEEMSAFDAVLAKNGIETRSDGMRRLVQGAAGLFQPDVHLADELAGFRAALNQVGNNVTQIAKRMNEANLKGQRPPFTGDDLAQMRQLAGFVLDFADQVDLLARRRVEGISMTAGDALKELADAKG